A window of Dorea formicigenerans contains these coding sequences:
- the metG gene encoding methionine--tRNA ligase: MCEKCNKGKYYITTAIAYASGKPHIGNTYEVVLADAIARYKRSQGYDVFFQTGTDEHGQKIELKADEAGITPKQFVDNAAREIKKIWDLMNTSYDKFIRTTDEDHEAQVKKIFKRLYDQGDIYKSSYEGMYCTPCESFWTESQLVDGKCPDCGRECKPAKEEAYFFRMSKYADRLIDYINTHPEFIQPVSRKNEMMNNFLLPGLQDLCVSRTSFTWGIPVDFDPKHVVYVWLDALTNYITGIGYDCDGNSTEQFKKNWPADLHLIGKDIIRFHTIYWPIFLMALDLPLPKQVFGHPWLLQGDGKMSKSKGNVLYADELVDFFGVDAVRYFVLHEMPFENDGVISWELMVERMNSDLANTLGNLVNRTISMTNKYFGGTVTNKGVAETEEDKAVDADLKAITEDTPKRVEAKMDELRVADAITEIFVLFKRCNKYIDETMPWALAKEEAKKDRLETVLYNLIESIKTGARLLESFMPETSEKILAQLGDGKVTEKPEILFARLDVEEVMKKVEELHPQMTAEEKENQADGEEETVIDIDAKPEITFDDFGKMQFQVGEIISCEAVPKSKKLLCSQVKIGSQVKQIVSGIRKHYTPEEMVGKKVMVLVNLKPAKLAGVLSEGMLLCAEDAEGNLALMTPEKAMPAGAEIC, from the coding sequence ATGTGTGAGAAATGCAACAAAGGAAAGTATTATATTACTACAGCGATTGCTTATGCATCAGGCAAACCGCATATTGGTAATACTTATGAGGTCGTTCTTGCAGATGCAATTGCAAGATACAAAAGAAGTCAGGGATACGATGTATTTTTCCAGACAGGAACTGACGAACATGGTCAGAAAATTGAACTGAAAGCGGACGAGGCAGGTATTACACCAAAACAGTTCGTTGACAATGCAGCGAGAGAGATTAAGAAAATCTGGGATTTAATGAATACTTCCTATGATAAATTTATCCGTACGACTGATGAGGATCATGAAGCACAGGTCAAGAAAATTTTCAAAAGACTGTACGATCAGGGAGACATTTATAAGAGTTCATACGAGGGAATGTACTGTACTCCTTGTGAGTCCTTTTGGACAGAGTCTCAGTTAGTAGATGGAAAATGTCCGGATTGTGGACGCGAATGTAAACCAGCGAAGGAAGAAGCATATTTCTTCAGAATGAGCAAATACGCTGACCGTCTGATCGATTATATCAACACGCATCCGGAATTTATTCAGCCTGTATCTCGTAAAAATGAGATGATGAACAATTTCCTTCTTCCAGGTCTTCAGGATCTGTGCGTGTCCAGAACATCCTTCACATGGGGAATTCCGGTTGACTTTGATCCAAAGCATGTTGTGTATGTATGGCTGGATGCCTTGACAAACTACATCACAGGAATCGGATACGATTGTGATGGAAACAGCACAGAGCAGTTCAAGAAAAACTGGCCTGCAGATTTACATTTGATCGGAAAGGATATTATCCGTTTCCACACCATTTACTGGCCAATCTTCCTGATGGCACTGGATCTTCCACTTCCAAAACAAGTATTTGGACATCCATGGCTTCTGCAGGGCGATGGTAAGATGAGTAAATCCAAGGGAAATGTATTGTATGCTGATGAATTGGTAGATTTCTTCGGAGTTGACGCAGTACGTTACTTCGTACTTCATGAGATGCCATTTGAGAATGACGGAGTTATTTCCTGGGAGCTTATGGTAGAGCGTATGAATTCCGATCTGGCAAATACACTTGGAAATCTGGTCAACAGAACCATTTCTATGACAAATAAATACTTTGGCGGAACGGTGACGAATAAAGGTGTTGCTGAGACAGAAGAAGACAAAGCAGTTGATGCGGATCTGAAAGCAATCACAGAGGATACGCCAAAAAGAGTGGAAGCTAAGATGGACGAGCTGCGTGTGGCAGATGCGATCACAGAGATTTTCGTACTCTTCAAACGCTGCAACAAATACATCGACGAGACAATGCCGTGGGCACTTGCAAAAGAAGAGGCTAAGAAAGACCGTCTGGAGACAGTGCTCTATAATCTGATCGAGAGCATCAAAACAGGCGCAAGACTTCTGGAGTCCTTCATGCCAGAAACATCTGAGAAGATTCTTGCACAACTTGGTGACGGAAAAGTGACAGAAAAGCCGGAAATTCTTTTCGCAAGATTAGACGTAGAAGAAGTAATGAAGAAAGTAGAAGAACTTCACCCACAGATGACAGCAGAAGAGAAAGAGAATCAGGCAGATGGTGAAGAAGAGACAGTAATCGATATTGATGCAAAACCAGAAATTACATTTGACGACTTCGGAAAAATGCAGTTCCAGGTAGGTGAGATCATCTCATGCGAGGCAGTTCCGAAATCTAAGAAATTACTGTGCTCACAGGTAAAAATCGGAAGTCAGGTAAAACAGATTGTATCCGGAATCCGCAAACACTATACACCAGAAGAAATGGTCGGCAAGAAAGTTATGGTACTTGTGAACCTGAAGCCGGCAAAACTTGCAGGAGTACTTTCAGAAGGAATGCTTCTGTGCGCAGAAGATGCAGAAGGAAATCTGGCCCTGATGACACCGGAAAAAGCAATGCCGGCAGGGGCAGAGATTTGCTAA
- a CDS encoding diaminopimelate dehydrogenase has protein sequence MSKIRIGIVGYGNIGRGVEQAIKRNEDMELAAVFTRRDPASVKVATEGAKVVHMDDMLSMKGDVDVMVLCGGSATDLPVMGPEIAANFNTIDSFDTHAKIPEYFANVDKAAKEGNNISIISVGWDPGMFSLNRLYAESILVQGSTYTFWGKGVSQGHSDAIRRIPGVKNAIQYTVPVDEAVAQVRSGSEPKLTTRDKHTRECYVVAQEGANKAEIENAIKTMPNYFDEYNTTVHFISEEELKRDHSKMPHGGFVIRTGETGEEGNKHVIEYSLKLDSNPEFTASVLIAYARAAYRLNQKGENGARSVFDIAPALLSMKTPEQLRKEIL, from the coding sequence ATGAGTAAGATTAGAATTGGTATTGTAGGTTATGGTAATATTGGCCGTGGCGTTGAGCAGGCAATTAAGAGAAATGAGGACATGGAGTTGGCGGCAGTTTTTACAAGAAGAGATCCTGCGTCTGTCAAAGTTGCGACTGAGGGTGCGAAAGTAGTGCACATGGATGATATGTTATCTATGAAGGGTGACGTGGATGTAATGGTTCTGTGCGGTGGTTCTGCAACGGATCTTCCGGTCATGGGTCCAGAGATTGCAGCGAATTTTAACACAATTGACAGTTTTGATACACATGCCAAGATCCCAGAGTATTTTGCAAATGTGGACAAAGCTGCAAAAGAGGGAAATAATATCAGTATTATTTCTGTTGGCTGGGATCCGGGAATGTTCTCTTTGAACCGTCTCTATGCGGAGTCTATTCTTGTCCAGGGAAGCACATATACATTCTGGGGCAAGGGTGTAAGCCAGGGACATTCTGATGCTATCCGCCGTATCCCGGGTGTGAAGAATGCGATCCAGTATACAGTTCCTGTTGACGAGGCTGTTGCTCAGGTGAGAAGTGGAAGTGAGCCAAAGCTGACTACAAGAGACAAACATACGCGTGAGTGCTATGTCGTAGCGCAAGAGGGTGCCAACAAAGCTGAGATTGAAAATGCGATCAAGACTATGCCGAATTATTTTGATGAATACAACACGACCGTTCATTTTATTTCTGAGGAAGAGCTGAAGAGAGACCACAGCAAGATGCCTCATGGTGGATTCGTGATCCGCACAGGTGAAACTGGAGAAGAGGGCAACAAGCATGTGATTGAGTATTCTCTGAAACTGGATTCTAATCCAGAGTTCACAGCGAGCGTTCTGATTGCTTATGCAAGAGCAGCTTACCGCCTGAATCAGAAGGGCGAGAACGGAGCAAGAAGTGTATTTGATATTGCGCCTGCATTGTTATCTATGAAGACACCAGAGCAGCTCAGAAAAGAGATTCTGTAA
- a CDS encoding TatD family hydrolase produces the protein MIIDTHGHYDDEQFDVDREMLLTNLKERGLKAIVTVGASMQTSENALALAHQYPAVYAAVGVHPDEVGELNDDALARLEEMCHDPKVVAVGEIGLDYHWDVEPREVQQKWFIRQLDLARKVGLPVNIHSRDASEDTFLIIKEHASDLTGIIHCFSGSKELAAEYVKLGYYIGVGGVVTFKNGKKLKSVVEAIPLTSIVLETDCPYLAPEPNRGKRNESAYIQYVAEEIARLKGISVEEVLTQTEINAKQVYQLRAVS, from the coding sequence ATGATTATCGATACACATGGACATTACGATGACGAACAGTTCGATGTGGACCGGGAAATGTTGCTGACGAACTTAAAGGAGCGTGGGCTGAAAGCAATTGTGACGGTGGGTGCTTCTATGCAGACAAGTGAAAATGCACTTGCGCTGGCACATCAGTATCCGGCAGTTTATGCGGCTGTCGGTGTCCATCCGGACGAGGTCGGCGAGTTGAACGATGATGCGCTGGCGCGTCTGGAGGAAATGTGTCACGATCCGAAAGTGGTTGCTGTCGGTGAGATTGGTCTTGATTACCACTGGGATGTGGAGCCGAGAGAGGTTCAACAGAAGTGGTTCATCAGACAGCTTGATCTGGCGAGAAAGGTCGGGCTTCCGGTAAATATCCACAGTCGTGATGCGTCGGAAGATACATTTCTTATTATAAAGGAGCACGCATCGGATCTGACCGGAATTATCCACTGTTTTTCCGGTTCAAAAGAGCTGGCGGCTGAGTATGTGAAACTGGGATATTATATCGGAGTCGGTGGTGTCGTCACTTTTAAAAATGGAAAGAAACTAAAAAGTGTCGTGGAAGCAATACCACTGACATCGATTGTACTGGAAACGGATTGCCCGTACCTGGCACCGGAGCCGAACCGCGGCAAGCGAAATGAATCTGCATATATCCAGTATGTGGCAGAGGAGATCGCCCGGCTGAAAGGAATTTCTGTGGAGGAGGTTCTTACACAGACTGAGATAAATGCGAAGCAGGTATATCAGCTGCGGGCAGTATCATAA
- the rsmA gene encoding 16S rRNA (adenine(1518)-N(6)/adenine(1519)-N(6))-dimethyltransferase RsmA has protein sequence MSKPTLGNPQNTIEILQKYHFNFQKKFGQNFLIDTHVLEKIISAAGITKDDMVLEIGPGIGTMTQYLAEAAGKVAAVEIDKNLIPILEDTLSEYDNVMVINDDVLKVDIRGLVEKENGGRPVKVVANLPYYITTPIIMGLFEGNVPVESITVMVQKEVADRMQTGPGNKDYGALSLAVQYYADPYIVANVPPNCFMPRPKVGSAVIRLTRHAAPPVKVDNEKWMFDIIRASFNQRRKTLANGLSNSDKIDLPKDVITEAIAKLGKGESVRGESLSLEEFAALSNDLWEKKGR, from the coding sequence ATGAGTAAACCAACACTTGGAAATCCACAAAATACAATTGAAATATTGCAAAAGTATCATTTTAATTTTCAGAAGAAATTCGGACAGAATTTCCTGATTGACACGCATGTGCTTGAGAAGATCATCAGTGCGGCCGGAATTACAAAAGATGACATGGTTCTGGAGATTGGACCGGGAATCGGTACCATGACCCAATATCTGGCTGAGGCAGCAGGAAAGGTAGCTGCCGTGGAGATTGATAAGAATCTGATCCCGATTTTGGAAGATACCCTCAGCGAGTATGACAATGTCATGGTGATCAATGATGATGTACTGAAAGTAGATATCCGTGGTCTTGTGGAGAAGGAGAACGGCGGACGTCCGGTGAAGGTGGTTGCGAATCTTCCATATTACATTACGACTCCGATCATTATGGGGCTGTTCGAAGGAAATGTTCCGGTTGAAAGTATTACGGTCATGGTGCAGAAGGAAGTTGCAGACCGTATGCAGACCGGACCGGGAAACAAGGATTACGGAGCATTGTCACTGGCTGTCCAGTACTATGCAGATCCGTATATAGTGGCAAATGTACCTCCGAACTGCTTTATGCCAAGACCGAAGGTTGGTTCCGCAGTCATTCGTCTTACAAGACATGCGGCTCCTCCGGTGAAAGTGGACAATGAGAAGTGGATGTTTGATATTATCCGAGCATCCTTCAACCAGAGAAGAAAGACACTGGCAAATGGATTGTCTAATTCTGACAAGATTGATTTGCCGAAAGATGTGATTACAGAAGCAATTGCAAAGCTTGGCAAAGGAGAAAGTGTTCGCGGTGAATCATTATCGCTGGAAGAATTTGCTGCGCTTAGCAACGACTTGTGGGAAAAGAAAGGGAGATGA
- a CDS encoding citrate/2-methylcitrate synthase, whose product MVGKTVNKSVDRALFEITPEIQHFAGLCEKNNAIDKELYTKYEVKRGLRDLNGKGVLAGLTNISDVCAKKIVNGEEVPCAGNLYYRGYNIKDLVGGFLKEDHFGFEEIAYLLLFGELPNSSELEMFHETLVERRTLPPNFVRDVIMKAPSGDMMNSLSREILNLYSYDDKADDTTISNVLRQCLNLISQFPMLMVYSYHAYNFRMGEDLYIYAPQPNLSTAENILMMLREDKKYTKLEARILDMALVLHMDHGGGNNSTFTTHVVTSSGTDTYSTMSAAMASLKGPKHGGANIKVTQMFADMKEKISDWTDEDEVHQYLEDLLDKKAFDQKGLIYGMGHAIYSVSDPRAEIFKQFVEQLAKEKGREEEYALYAMVERMAPQVIGEKRKIYKGVNANVDFYSGLVYSMLDLPASLYTPIFAAARIVGWSAHRLEELKNVDKIIRPAYKPLSPYREYVKMEDR is encoded by the coding sequence ATGGTAGGAAAGACAGTGAATAAAAGCGTAGACCGTGCATTATTTGAGATTACTCCGGAGATTCAGCATTTTGCAGGATTGTGTGAGAAGAATAATGCCATTGATAAAGAGCTGTATACTAAGTACGAAGTAAAAAGAGGGCTCCGTGACCTGAACGGAAAAGGTGTGCTTGCAGGACTGACCAATATTTCCGATGTATGCGCCAAGAAGATTGTGAATGGCGAAGAAGTTCCATGTGCCGGCAATCTTTATTACAGGGGTTACAATATCAAAGATCTGGTTGGCGGTTTCTTGAAAGAAGATCATTTTGGATTCGAAGAGATTGCTTATCTGCTTTTATTTGGTGAACTTCCGAATAGTTCTGAACTTGAGATGTTCCATGAAACTCTGGTGGAGAGAAGAACGCTTCCTCCGAATTTTGTGCGTGACGTTATCATGAAGGCTCCGAGCGGCGACATGATGAACAGTCTGTCCAGAGAAATCCTGAATCTCTATTCCTACGATGATAAAGCAGACGATACGACCATCTCGAACGTACTGAGACAGTGTCTGAACCTGATCAGCCAGTTTCCGATGCTAATGGTCTATAGTTATCATGCATATAACTTCCGCATGGGAGAAGACCTGTATATTTATGCACCACAGCCGAATCTGTCCACAGCTGAGAACATTCTGATGATGCTCCGCGAGGATAAGAAATATACGAAGCTTGAGGCAAGGATCCTGGACATGGCACTGGTGCTCCACATGGATCACGGCGGTGGTAATAACTCAACATTTACCACTCACGTAGTTACGTCCTCAGGAACAGATACGTACTCTACAATGTCCGCAGCGATGGCATCTCTTAAGGGACCGAAGCATGGCGGTGCCAATATCAAAGTAACGCAGATGTTCGCAGACATGAAGGAAAAAATTTCCGACTGGACGGACGAAGACGAAGTACATCAGTATCTGGAAGACCTTTTGGATAAGAAAGCATTTGACCAGAAAGGGCTGATTTATGGCATGGGGCATGCGATTTATTCTGTATCCGATCCGCGTGCGGAGATTTTCAAGCAATTCGTAGAGCAGCTTGCGAAAGAAAAAGGACGGGAAGAAGAGTACGCACTGTATGCTATGGTAGAGCGCATGGCTCCACAGGTCATCGGCGAAAAGCGTAAAATTTACAAAGGTGTAAATGCAAATGTGGACTTTTACAGTGGTCTTGTGTATAGTATGCTGGATCTTCCGGCATCTCTTTACACTCCGATTTTTGCGGCGGCCCGTATTGTAGGCTGGAGCGCCCACAGACTGGAAGAGCTCAAGAATGTAGATAAGATTATCCGACCGGCTTATAAGCCGTTGTCTCCATACCGTGAGTATGTGAAGATGGAAGATCGTTAG
- a CDS encoding sporulation initiation factor Spo0A C-terminal domain-containing protein: MYTHDIDYVIRTLGVGATYRGYRYLSYGIELCLTDEEYLLAISKQLYPEIARKYKTTVGSVERDIRTVIRVCWENGYDQLQSYSFRPLHVRPTAGEFFDILVAYLSRNKSVLQAV; this comes from the coding sequence ATGTACACTCACGACATTGACTATGTAATCCGTACCCTTGGAGTAGGTGCTACATATAGGGGATATCGCTATCTAAGTTATGGGATTGAATTATGTCTGACAGACGAGGAATATCTGCTTGCTATCAGTAAACAGCTTTATCCGGAGATTGCCAGAAAGTATAAGACGACAGTCGGAAGTGTTGAACGTGATATCCGCACTGTTATAAGAGTCTGTTGGGAAAATGGTTACGATCAGCTTCAGTCCTACTCGTTCCGGCCATTACATGTCCGTCCAACGGCCGGTGAATTTTTCGACATCCTTGTCGCCTATCTAAGCCGTAACAAATCAGTTCTTCAGGCTGTATGA
- a CDS encoding response regulator transcription factor, producing MAKILVCDDDKEIVEAIEIYLTQDGHQVLEAYDGIEAVEILKKESVDLLIMDIMMPRMDGIRATLKIREKHNIPIIILSAKSEDADKILGLNIGADDYITKPFNPLELVARVKSHLRRYMQLGSTAIKESEAIYTVGGLAINDDLKEVTVDGEPVKLTPIEYNILLLLVKHQGKVFSIDQIYENIWNENAVGVDNTVAVHIRHIREKIEINPKEPRYLKVVWGVGYKIEKQ from the coding sequence ATGGCAAAAATATTAGTATGTGATGATGATAAAGAGATTGTAGAGGCGATCGAGATATATCTGACCCAGGATGGACATCAGGTTCTGGAAGCTTACGATGGAATCGAGGCAGTGGAGATCTTGAAAAAAGAAAGTGTAGATCTTCTGATCATGGATATCATGATGCCGAGAATGGACGGAATCAGGGCAACTTTAAAAATTCGCGAGAAGCACAATATTCCGATTATTATTCTGTCTGCGAAATCCGAGGATGCGGACAAGATATTGGGACTTAATATCGGAGCTGATGATTATATAACGAAACCATTTAATCCGCTGGAGCTGGTTGCCCGTGTGAAATCACATTTGCGCAGATATATGCAGCTTGGAAGCACGGCGATAAAGGAGAGCGAGGCAATCTATACAGTCGGCGGACTGGCGATCAACGATGATCTGAAAGAAGTGACAGTAGATGGCGAGCCGGTGAAGCTTACCCCGATTGAGTACAACATTTTGCTGCTGCTTGTAAAGCATCAGGGCAAAGTATTTTCTATTGACCAGATATATGAAAATATCTGGAATGAAAATGCGGTGGGTGTTGATAATACAGTGGCAGTGCATATTCGTCATATCCGTGAGAAGATTGAGATCAACCCGAAAGAACCAAGATATCTGAAAGTCGTGTGGGGCGTAGGGTATAAGATCGAGAAGCAGTAA
- a CDS encoding sensor histidine kinase, translated as MEKIWHKKKKTRILLIIIANVMVISMMLGVMSIMSYAELFDDLITGKLTQSYEDSYDFDTELMNSAYQVMSGIDSEQMFETDGKIDEDKLVDIQVYNNSETISGQNESGLSYRLGDLLNWYQELIYSESTSYVGDTNTDSAELEGDDAEDLKAPIVCKLSDGSYHYYSQDDFNEKVLNGELKFVMTDGIGAETSEQILDELENVDISDRNEMTEEEKNFRGIEDAEGTMLYVDCWKYDGVLFREEAAPLEAENLLQIVNENSNWNGRLNEAYNMLESCIYQIGERYANYESLTEQYKEGDSNFFYYYLDLKSGKVVTNREELGQENNINDVAKSVRKMGKYVIVKSKLSEFETNIQEADAELWQSQTVYLSNADKGEFVFMTGVDTKYPVKDSYYKNAHFYEKYSPFVRGVSAGMILAFLIFFASVVWLVVIAGRTERDGELHLYKFDRCKTEIGAATVIFAWFVPSLLTVLFMGAAGIISQKTFAVGNGILSYETFFGVIGFGGLAVYTCNMFLVGILSLARRIKAGIAWKNSFLYSVVEFVKLLIRNARHIAKIIVLYLAYAAVHWVAYLASGWPSAFWSFVIFIVQTAGFVILVNWAVGRQKIKEGIEKISEGELDYKIDLEDIHGEQRKIAEQVNSIGSGLDAAVEKNMKSERLKTDLITNVSHDIKTPLTSIINYVNLLKQEKFDDPKIQRYIEVLEEKSQRLKTLTEDVVEASKVSSGNISLEFMNINMIELIQQTSGEFEEKFQARNLTQIMNLPEEDAIVRVDGRRMWRVLANIYNNAAKYAMEGTRIYADLQTLDGKVIFSLKNISEQPLNISSAEELTERFIRGDLSRSTEGSGLGLSIAKTLTTMMGGTFDLYLDGDLFKVVIIFDKID; from the coding sequence ATGGAAAAGATATGGCATAAGAAAAAAAAGACCAGAATTTTGTTGATCATAATTGCAAATGTTATGGTTATTTCGATGATGCTCGGCGTTATGAGCATCATGTCTTACGCAGAACTTTTCGATGACCTTATAACAGGAAAACTTACGCAGAGCTATGAAGATTCCTATGACTTTGATACAGAGCTTATGAACAGTGCGTATCAAGTGATGTCCGGCATTGACAGTGAGCAGATGTTTGAGACAGATGGAAAGATTGACGAGGATAAGCTGGTCGATATTCAGGTATATAACAATAGTGAGACGATCAGTGGTCAGAATGAAAGCGGTCTTTCATATCGATTGGGAGATTTGTTGAATTGGTATCAGGAATTGATCTACAGTGAGAGTACCAGTTATGTCGGAGATACAAACACGGATTCAGCAGAATTAGAAGGCGACGACGCAGAAGATCTGAAGGCTCCAATCGTTTGTAAATTATCAGATGGAAGTTATCATTACTATAGCCAGGATGATTTTAATGAAAAGGTGTTAAATGGTGAATTAAAATTTGTAATGACAGATGGAATAGGTGCGGAGACATCGGAGCAGATCTTAGATGAGCTGGAAAATGTGGATATATCAGATAGAAATGAAATGACGGAAGAGGAAAAGAATTTTCGGGGAATCGAAGATGCAGAGGGAACTATGCTCTATGTAGATTGCTGGAAATATGATGGAGTGTTATTCCGTGAGGAGGCAGCTCCACTGGAAGCAGAAAATCTCTTGCAGATAGTTAACGAGAATTCCAACTGGAATGGCAGGCTCAATGAAGCTTATAATATGCTGGAAAGCTGTATTTATCAGATTGGAGAGCGCTATGCAAATTATGAGAGCCTGACAGAGCAGTATAAAGAAGGAGATAGTAATTTTTTCTATTATTATTTAGATTTAAAGAGTGGAAAAGTCGTCACAAATCGGGAGGAGCTGGGGCAGGAAAATAATATTAATGATGTTGCTAAAAGTGTTCGTAAGATGGGGAAATATGTCATAGTAAAATCAAAACTGTCAGAGTTTGAGACGAATATTCAGGAAGCAGATGCAGAACTATGGCAGTCACAGACCGTTTATCTGAGTAATGCAGATAAAGGAGAGTTTGTGTTTATGACAGGTGTGGATACGAAGTATCCTGTGAAAGATAGTTATTATAAAAATGCACATTTTTATGAAAAGTATAGTCCGTTTGTCCGAGGAGTCAGTGCAGGAATGATTTTGGCGTTTTTAATATTTTTTGCCAGTGTAGTATGGCTTGTTGTAATCGCAGGTCGAACGGAAAGAGATGGAGAACTGCATTTATATAAATTTGACAGATGTAAGACAGAAATCGGAGCTGCAACAGTTATATTTGCATGGTTCGTACCGTCACTATTGACCGTGCTTTTCATGGGAGCTGCAGGAATTATCTCCCAGAAAACATTTGCAGTAGGAAATGGTATTCTTTCTTACGAAACATTTTTTGGAGTGATTGGATTCGGAGGACTTGCAGTCTATACATGTAATATGTTTCTCGTTGGTATTTTGAGTCTGGCCAGAAGAATAAAAGCAGGAATTGCATGGAAGAACAGTTTTCTGTACAGTGTCGTAGAGTTTGTGAAATTATTGATTCGAAATGCCAGACACATAGCAAAAATAATTGTTTTATATCTTGCGTATGCAGCAGTACATTGGGTGGCATATCTGGCATCAGGCTGGCCAAGTGCATTTTGGTCATTCGTGATTTTCATTGTGCAGACAGCAGGATTTGTAATCCTTGTCAACTGGGCAGTCGGACGACAGAAAATTAAAGAAGGTATTGAGAAAATCAGTGAAGGTGAGCTGGATTACAAGATTGATCTCGAAGATATACATGGAGAACAACGCAAGATTGCAGAACAAGTCAATTCTATCGGAAGCGGACTTGATGCGGCAGTCGAGAAGAATATGAAAAGTGAGCGGTTAAAGACAGATCTGATTACAAATGTATCTCACGATATCAAGACACCGCTGACATCCATTATTAATTATGTAAATCTCTTGAAACAAGAAAAATTTGATGATCCGAAGATTCAAAGATATATTGAAGTTCTGGAAGAAAAATCTCAGAGATTGAAGACTTTGACAGAAGATGTTGTAGAAGCATCGAAAGTCAGCTCAGGTAATATTTCTCTCGAGTTTATGAATATTAATATGATAGAACTCATCCAGCAGACGAGCGGAGAATTTGAAGAAAAATTCCAGGCCAGAAATCTGACACAAATTATGAACCTCCCGGAAGAAGATGCGATTGTTCGGGTAGACGGAAGAAGAATGTGGCGCGTGCTTGCAAATATTTATAATAATGCTGCAAAATATGCTATGGAAGGAACACGCATCTATGCAGATCTGCAGACACTGGACGGAAAAGTAATCTTCAGTCTGAAAAACATATCTGAGCAGCCACTTAACATTTCCTCGGCAGAAGAACTGACTGAACGATTTATCCGCGGCGACCTGTCACGAAGTACCGAAGGAAGCGGACTTGGATTGTCTATTGCGAAGACATTGACCACAATGATGGGTGGAACATTTGATTTGTATCTGGACGGTGATCTATTCAAAGTCGTGATTATATTTGATAAAATAGATTGA